A portion of the Mustela erminea isolate mMusErm1 chromosome 19, mMusErm1.Pri, whole genome shotgun sequence genome contains these proteins:
- the LOC116579285 gene encoding leukocyte immunoglobulin-like receptor subfamily A member 6 isoform X2, with protein sequence MGKPPAACIQSRHLSVQACPVGGSTMTFMVLLCLETLPIPIIWAEPDPVVAQGKPVSIWCQGSQNADQYCLYREGVPEPLRREFPLGPSNKAKFPFPHMTYHLAGRYSCLYHRQTSWSVPSKPLDLVVTGMFNKPSLSALPSPIVTSGGSVALQCGSWQEFDWFVLCSKEGEGHPRHLDSQHQADGWFQALFTVDHVSPSHRQTYRCYGYFSSSPFVWSTSSHVLELLISGVSRKPSLSVLPGPVVAPGQSLTLQCHSDVGYDRFALTKEGAGDPPQRLGWQSQAELSGADFPLGPVRPSHGGRYTCYGGHTLSSEWSAPSEPLDILVAVQLPQGPPPTLSAQPGLPVAAGENVTLRCQSASFFDAFLLSKEGEAGPPLHRRSQHQGGEFQADFPLRSVTLDRGGTYRCYGSLSSTPFLLSHPSDPLELVVTGVPAAVTSSLQTPDSTSSPRPDHTLENLIRVGLSALVLVVLVVLVFQAWRSQTGSQGETKRCFLHGSSPSISTWNQHSPI encoded by the exons ATGGGAAAGCCCCCTGCTGCCTGCATCCAGTCCAGGCATCTGTCTGTGCAGGCTTGTCCAGTGGGAGGCAGCACCATGACCTTTATGGTTCTTCTCTGCCTTG AGACCCTGCCCATACCCATCATCTGGGCAGAGCCAGATCCTGTGGTGGCCCAGGGGAAGCCTGTGAGCATCTGGTGTCAGGGATCTCAGAATGCTGACCAGTACTGCCTGTACCGGGAAGGGGTCCCAGAGCCCTTGAGGAGGGAGTTTCCCCTGGGACCCAGCAACAAGGCTAAGTTCCCATTCCCACACATGACCTACCACCTTGCTGGTCGCTACTCCTGCTTGTATCACAGACAAACAAGCTGGTCAGTGCCCAGCAAGCCTCTGGACTTGGTGGTCACAG GAATGTTCAACAAACCCAGCctctcagccctgcccagccccatcGTGACCTCAGGAGGGAGCGTGGCCCTCCAGTGTGGCTCATGGCAGGAATTTGACTGGTTCGTTCTGTGCAGCAAAGAAGGAGAGGGCCACCCCAGGCACTTGGACTCACAGCACCAAGCTGATGGGTGGTTCCAAGCGCTCTTCACTGTGGACCACGTGAGCCCAAGTCACAGGCAGACATACAGGTGCTATGGTTATTTCTCGAGCTCCCCCTTTGTGTGGTCTACCTCCAGCCACGTTTTGGAGCTCCTGATCTCAG GTGTGTCTAGGAAACCATCCCTGTCAGTCTTGCCAGGGCCAGTGGTGGCTCCTGGGCAGAGCCTGACCCTCCAGTGTCACTCTGATGTCGGCTACGACAGATTCGCTCTGACTAAGGAGGGGGCAGGTGACCCTCCCCAGAGGCTTGGCTGGCAGTCCCAGGCTGAGCTCTCTGGGGCAGACTTCCCCCTGGGCCCTGTGAGACCCTCCCACGGGGGCCGGTACACGTGCTATGGCGGACACACCCTCTCCTCCGAGTGGTCGGCCCCCAGTGAACCCCTGGACATCCTGGTCGCAG TCCAGCTCCCACAGGGGCCACCTCCCACCCTGTCTGCGCAGCCCGGCCTCCCCGTGGCCGCAGGAGAGAATGTGACCCTGCGGTGTCAGAGTGCCAGCTTCTTTGATGCGTTCCTTCTGTCCAAGGAGGGAGAGGCTGGGCCACCCCTGCACCGCAGGTCTCAGCACCAAGGTGGGGAATTTCAGGCGGACTTTCCCTTGCGCTCCGTGACTCTGGACCGCGGTGGGACTTACAGGTGCTATGGGTCACTCAGCAGCACCCCTTTCCTGCTGTCGCACCCCAGCGACCCCCTGGAGCTCGTGGTCACAG gGGTTCCTGCTGCTGTCACCTCATCACTGCAGACCCCAGACTCCACAAGTT CCCCACGCCCAGATCACACGCTGGAGAACCTCATCCGAGTGGGTCTGTCTGCACTGGTGCTGGTGGTGCTAGTGGTGTTGGTGTTTCAGGCATGGCGCAGCCAGACAGGTTCCCAAGGTGAAACCAAGAG GTGCTTCCTGCATGGCTCCTCCCCCAGCATCAGCACCTGGAATCAGCACTCTCCCATATGA
- the LOC116579285 gene encoding leukocyte immunoglobulin-like receptor subfamily A member 2 isoform X4 gives MGKPPAACIQSRHLSVQACPVGGSTMTFMVLLCLGLCLSQMTHVQAGMFNKPSLSALPSPIVTSGGSVALQCGSWQEFDWFVLCSKEGEGHPRHLDSQHQADGWFQALFTVDHVSPSHRQTYRCYGYFSSSPFVWSTSSHVLELLISGVSRKPSLSVLPGPVVAPGQSLTLQCHSDVGYDRFALTKEGAGDPPQRLGWQSQAELSGADFPLGPVRPSHGGRYTCYGGHTLSSEWSAPSEPLDILVAVQLPQGPPPTLSAQPGLPVAAGENVTLRCQSASFFDAFLLSKEGEAGPPLHRRSQHQGGEFQADFPLRSVTLDRGGTYRCYGSLSSTPFLLSHPSDPLELVVTGVPAAVTSSLQTPDSTSSPRPDHTLENLIRVGLSALVLVVLVVLVFQAWRSQTGSQGETKRCFLHGSSPSISTWNQHSPI, from the exons ATGGGAAAGCCCCCTGCTGCCTGCATCCAGTCCAGGCATCTGTCTGTGCAGGCTTGTCCAGTGGGAGGCAGCACCATGACCTTTATGGTTCTTCTCTGCCTTG GACTGTGTCTGAGCCAGATGACCCATGTGCAGGCAG GAATGTTCAACAAACCCAGCctctcagccctgcccagccccatcGTGACCTCAGGAGGGAGCGTGGCCCTCCAGTGTGGCTCATGGCAGGAATTTGACTGGTTCGTTCTGTGCAGCAAAGAAGGAGAGGGCCACCCCAGGCACTTGGACTCACAGCACCAAGCTGATGGGTGGTTCCAAGCGCTCTTCACTGTGGACCACGTGAGCCCAAGTCACAGGCAGACATACAGGTGCTATGGTTATTTCTCGAGCTCCCCCTTTGTGTGGTCTACCTCCAGCCACGTTTTGGAGCTCCTGATCTCAG GTGTGTCTAGGAAACCATCCCTGTCAGTCTTGCCAGGGCCAGTGGTGGCTCCTGGGCAGAGCCTGACCCTCCAGTGTCACTCTGATGTCGGCTACGACAGATTCGCTCTGACTAAGGAGGGGGCAGGTGACCCTCCCCAGAGGCTTGGCTGGCAGTCCCAGGCTGAGCTCTCTGGGGCAGACTTCCCCCTGGGCCCTGTGAGACCCTCCCACGGGGGCCGGTACACGTGCTATGGCGGACACACCCTCTCCTCCGAGTGGTCGGCCCCCAGTGAACCCCTGGACATCCTGGTCGCAG TCCAGCTCCCACAGGGGCCACCTCCCACCCTGTCTGCGCAGCCCGGCCTCCCCGTGGCCGCAGGAGAGAATGTGACCCTGCGGTGTCAGAGTGCCAGCTTCTTTGATGCGTTCCTTCTGTCCAAGGAGGGAGAGGCTGGGCCACCCCTGCACCGCAGGTCTCAGCACCAAGGTGGGGAATTTCAGGCGGACTTTCCCTTGCGCTCCGTGACTCTGGACCGCGGTGGGACTTACAGGTGCTATGGGTCACTCAGCAGCACCCCTTTCCTGCTGTCGCACCCCAGCGACCCCCTGGAGCTCGTGGTCACAG gGGTTCCTGCTGCTGTCACCTCATCACTGCAGACCCCAGACTCCACAAGTT CCCCACGCCCAGATCACACGCTGGAGAACCTCATCCGAGTGGGTCTGTCTGCACTGGTGCTGGTGGTGCTAGTGGTGTTGGTGTTTCAGGCATGGCGCAGCCAGACAGGTTCCCAAGGTGAAACCAAGAG GTGCTTCCTGCATGGCTCCTCCCCCAGCATCAGCACCTGGAATCAGCACTCTCCCATATGA
- the LOC116579285 gene encoding leukocyte immunoglobulin-like receptor subfamily A member 6 isoform X1 has product MGKPPAACIQSRHLSVQACPVGGSTMTFMVLLCLGLCLSQMTHVQAETLPIPIIWAEPDPVVAQGKPVSIWCQGSQNADQYCLYREGVPEPLRREFPLGPSNKAKFPFPHMTYHLAGRYSCLYHRQTSWSVPSKPLDLVVTGMFNKPSLSALPSPIVTSGGSVALQCGSWQEFDWFVLCSKEGEGHPRHLDSQHQADGWFQALFTVDHVSPSHRQTYRCYGYFSSSPFVWSTSSHVLELLISGVSRKPSLSVLPGPVVAPGQSLTLQCHSDVGYDRFALTKEGAGDPPQRLGWQSQAELSGADFPLGPVRPSHGGRYTCYGGHTLSSEWSAPSEPLDILVAVQLPQGPPPTLSAQPGLPVAAGENVTLRCQSASFFDAFLLSKEGEAGPPLHRRSQHQGGEFQADFPLRSVTLDRGGTYRCYGSLSSTPFLLSHPSDPLELVVTGVPAAVTSSLQTPDSTSSPRPDHTLENLIRVGLSALVLVVLVVLVFQAWRSQTGSQGETKRCFLHGSSPSISTWNQHSPI; this is encoded by the exons ATGGGAAAGCCCCCTGCTGCCTGCATCCAGTCCAGGCATCTGTCTGTGCAGGCTTGTCCAGTGGGAGGCAGCACCATGACCTTTATGGTTCTTCTCTGCCTTG GACTGTGTCTGAGCCAGATGACCCATGTGCAGGCAG AGACCCTGCCCATACCCATCATCTGGGCAGAGCCAGATCCTGTGGTGGCCCAGGGGAAGCCTGTGAGCATCTGGTGTCAGGGATCTCAGAATGCTGACCAGTACTGCCTGTACCGGGAAGGGGTCCCAGAGCCCTTGAGGAGGGAGTTTCCCCTGGGACCCAGCAACAAGGCTAAGTTCCCATTCCCACACATGACCTACCACCTTGCTGGTCGCTACTCCTGCTTGTATCACAGACAAACAAGCTGGTCAGTGCCCAGCAAGCCTCTGGACTTGGTGGTCACAG GAATGTTCAACAAACCCAGCctctcagccctgcccagccccatcGTGACCTCAGGAGGGAGCGTGGCCCTCCAGTGTGGCTCATGGCAGGAATTTGACTGGTTCGTTCTGTGCAGCAAAGAAGGAGAGGGCCACCCCAGGCACTTGGACTCACAGCACCAAGCTGATGGGTGGTTCCAAGCGCTCTTCACTGTGGACCACGTGAGCCCAAGTCACAGGCAGACATACAGGTGCTATGGTTATTTCTCGAGCTCCCCCTTTGTGTGGTCTACCTCCAGCCACGTTTTGGAGCTCCTGATCTCAG GTGTGTCTAGGAAACCATCCCTGTCAGTCTTGCCAGGGCCAGTGGTGGCTCCTGGGCAGAGCCTGACCCTCCAGTGTCACTCTGATGTCGGCTACGACAGATTCGCTCTGACTAAGGAGGGGGCAGGTGACCCTCCCCAGAGGCTTGGCTGGCAGTCCCAGGCTGAGCTCTCTGGGGCAGACTTCCCCCTGGGCCCTGTGAGACCCTCCCACGGGGGCCGGTACACGTGCTATGGCGGACACACCCTCTCCTCCGAGTGGTCGGCCCCCAGTGAACCCCTGGACATCCTGGTCGCAG TCCAGCTCCCACAGGGGCCACCTCCCACCCTGTCTGCGCAGCCCGGCCTCCCCGTGGCCGCAGGAGAGAATGTGACCCTGCGGTGTCAGAGTGCCAGCTTCTTTGATGCGTTCCTTCTGTCCAAGGAGGGAGAGGCTGGGCCACCCCTGCACCGCAGGTCTCAGCACCAAGGTGGGGAATTTCAGGCGGACTTTCCCTTGCGCTCCGTGACTCTGGACCGCGGTGGGACTTACAGGTGCTATGGGTCACTCAGCAGCACCCCTTTCCTGCTGTCGCACCCCAGCGACCCCCTGGAGCTCGTGGTCACAG gGGTTCCTGCTGCTGTCACCTCATCACTGCAGACCCCAGACTCCACAAGTT CCCCACGCCCAGATCACACGCTGGAGAACCTCATCCGAGTGGGTCTGTCTGCACTGGTGCTGGTGGTGCTAGTGGTGTTGGTGTTTCAGGCATGGCGCAGCCAGACAGGTTCCCAAGGTGAAACCAAGAG GTGCTTCCTGCATGGCTCCTCCCCCAGCATCAGCACCTGGAATCAGCACTCTCCCATATGA
- the LOC116579285 gene encoding leukocyte immunoglobulin-like receptor subfamily A member 6 isoform X3 gives MGKPPAACIQSRHLSVQACPVGGSTMTFMVLLCLGLCLSQMTHVQAETLPIPIIWAEPDPVVAQGKPVSIWCQGSQNADQYCLYREGVPEPLRREFPLGPSNKAKFPFPHMTYHLAGRYSCLYHRQTSWSVPSKPLDLVVTGMFNKPSLSALPSPIVTSGGSVALQCGSWQEFDWFVLCSKEGEGHPRHLDSQHQADGWFQALFTVDHVSPSHRQTYRCYGYFSSSPFVWSTSSHVLELLISGVSRKPSLSVLPGPVVAPGQSLTLQCHSDVGYDRFALTKEGAGDPPQRLGWQSQAELSGADFPLGPVRPSHGGRYTCYGGHTLSSEWSAPSEPLDILVAVQLPQGPPPTLSAQPGLPVAAGENVTLRCQSASFFDAFLLSKEGEAGPPLHRRSQHQGGEFQADFPLRSVTLDRGGTYRCYGSLSSTPFLLSHPSDPLELVVTGVPAAVTSSLQTPDSTSCMAQPDRFPR, from the exons ATGGGAAAGCCCCCTGCTGCCTGCATCCAGTCCAGGCATCTGTCTGTGCAGGCTTGTCCAGTGGGAGGCAGCACCATGACCTTTATGGTTCTTCTCTGCCTTG GACTGTGTCTGAGCCAGATGACCCATGTGCAGGCAG AGACCCTGCCCATACCCATCATCTGGGCAGAGCCAGATCCTGTGGTGGCCCAGGGGAAGCCTGTGAGCATCTGGTGTCAGGGATCTCAGAATGCTGACCAGTACTGCCTGTACCGGGAAGGGGTCCCAGAGCCCTTGAGGAGGGAGTTTCCCCTGGGACCCAGCAACAAGGCTAAGTTCCCATTCCCACACATGACCTACCACCTTGCTGGTCGCTACTCCTGCTTGTATCACAGACAAACAAGCTGGTCAGTGCCCAGCAAGCCTCTGGACTTGGTGGTCACAG GAATGTTCAACAAACCCAGCctctcagccctgcccagccccatcGTGACCTCAGGAGGGAGCGTGGCCCTCCAGTGTGGCTCATGGCAGGAATTTGACTGGTTCGTTCTGTGCAGCAAAGAAGGAGAGGGCCACCCCAGGCACTTGGACTCACAGCACCAAGCTGATGGGTGGTTCCAAGCGCTCTTCACTGTGGACCACGTGAGCCCAAGTCACAGGCAGACATACAGGTGCTATGGTTATTTCTCGAGCTCCCCCTTTGTGTGGTCTACCTCCAGCCACGTTTTGGAGCTCCTGATCTCAG GTGTGTCTAGGAAACCATCCCTGTCAGTCTTGCCAGGGCCAGTGGTGGCTCCTGGGCAGAGCCTGACCCTCCAGTGTCACTCTGATGTCGGCTACGACAGATTCGCTCTGACTAAGGAGGGGGCAGGTGACCCTCCCCAGAGGCTTGGCTGGCAGTCCCAGGCTGAGCTCTCTGGGGCAGACTTCCCCCTGGGCCCTGTGAGACCCTCCCACGGGGGCCGGTACACGTGCTATGGCGGACACACCCTCTCCTCCGAGTGGTCGGCCCCCAGTGAACCCCTGGACATCCTGGTCGCAG TCCAGCTCCCACAGGGGCCACCTCCCACCCTGTCTGCGCAGCCCGGCCTCCCCGTGGCCGCAGGAGAGAATGTGACCCTGCGGTGTCAGAGTGCCAGCTTCTTTGATGCGTTCCTTCTGTCCAAGGAGGGAGAGGCTGGGCCACCCCTGCACCGCAGGTCTCAGCACCAAGGTGGGGAATTTCAGGCGGACTTTCCCTTGCGCTCCGTGACTCTGGACCGCGGTGGGACTTACAGGTGCTATGGGTCACTCAGCAGCACCCCTTTCCTGCTGTCGCACCCCAGCGACCCCCTGGAGCTCGTGGTCACAG gGGTTCCTGCTGCTGTCACCTCATCACTGCAGACCCCAGACTCCACAAGTT GCATGGCGCAGCCAGACAGGTTCCCAAGGTGA